The following proteins come from a genomic window of Triticum aestivum cultivar Chinese Spring chromosome 6A, IWGSC CS RefSeq v2.1, whole genome shotgun sequence:
- the LOC123128140 gene encoding dof zinc finger protein DOF5.6 — MMAGAAHPMHFCMDSDWLKGIVPEDQGGMGSSSPSEELIIACPEPMQAQQAADRRLRPQHDQPLKCPRCDSTHTKFCYYNNYSLSQPRYFCKTCRRYWTKGGSLRNVPVGGGCRKNKRASAAKKPSAAAVITPPISMMQQLHHGRHMAETGLHLSFSGMQPPAVSAADPLCSLGLFDWKYDHILSGSGGFESANSEAHFTGPGMMGIANGSGGGGAEYHALNALRYAAGLGEHLALPFGGATSRAERDSVVAEMKPQAERLLSLEWCGEASRAPTETSISSLGGLGLWSGMITGATHHHHGSSAAI; from the exons ATGATGGCAGGCGCAGCTCATCCGATGCATTTCTGCATGGACTCCGACTGGCTCAAG GGCATCGTTCCCGAGGACCAGGGCGGGATGGGGTCGTCGTCGCCGTCGGAGGAGCTGATCATCGCGTGCCCGGAGCCGATGCAGGCCCAGCAGGCGGCGGACCGGCGGCTGCGCCCGCAGCACGACCAGCCGCTCAAGTGCCCGCGCTGCGACTCCACGCACACCAAGTTCTGCTACTACAACAACTACAGCCTCTCCCAGCCGCGCTACTTCTGCAAGACGTGCCGCCGCTACTGGACCAAGGGCGGCTCCCTCCGCAACGTCCCCGTCGGCGGCGGCTGCCGCAAGAACAAGCGCGCCAGCGCCGCCAAGAAGCCCTCTGCTGCCGCCGTCATCACGCCGCCGATTTCGATGATGCAGCAGCTTCACCACGGGCGACACATGGCAGAGACCGGACTCCACCTGTCCTTCTCCGGGATGCAGCCGCCGGCGGTCTCGGCCGCCGACCCGCTCTGCAGCCTCGGGCTCTTCGACTGGAAGTACGACCACATCCTCTCGGGCTCCGGCGGCTTTGAGAGCGCGAACTCTGAGGCTCACTTCACCGGGCCAGGCATGATGGGCATTGCCAACggaagcggcggtggcggcgcggagtaCCACGCACTGAACGCGCTCCGGTATGCAGCCGGGCTTGGCGAGCACCTTGCGCTTCCATTTGGTGGCGCGACGTCGCGGGCTGAGCGTGACAGTGTCGTTGCCGAGATGAAGCCGCAGGCGGAGAGGCTGCTGTCGCTGGAGTGGTGCGGCGAGGCGAGCCGCGCGCCGACAGAGACCTCCATCAGCTCCCTGGGCGGGCTCGGCCTGTGGAGCGGCATGATCACCGGCGCCACCCACCATCACCATGGCTCCTCTGCTGCCATCTGA